One Aegilops tauschii subsp. strangulata cultivar AL8/78 chromosome 2, Aet v6.0, whole genome shotgun sequence genomic window, tttatctcacgtgggggcgcgtcagtgcacccactgggtgtagtctccgagattcgggccgactgctgagcagtcgggtcggatctttcctgacgacttctttcttattgctcttttcttctctgccatatctgcagcggctaacgccaaactgagggagcagctgggtgggacccaggccgcccttcgtgctaaggaagccgagttcgacgccttggctcaggagcgtgaccgcctggtcaagaagttGGCCaaaccaggaggagagccacaaggcggccctgaaggcggtgcaggatagcgaggccgccctccaagccgagtacgagaccgaggcggcgagctgggctgaggcgaggcagtcgttaatcaacggctacggccagatcgaagacttggttgacggtaggccgccttcttcttcgttccttgcttgccgcttgccgtttggttcatTCTCTGACTttgtatttttctcttctttctctttctttctttcttgtccagagtacttccctggttactctattgccgccaaccaggtcgtcgaggcccaccgcgaggcgcaaaggcaggctggcgccgagatcgcgccgaatgctcgccggtcgcttgaggaacagctcctagcgattcaagcccgcctccagccggctctccgcatgctccgccggcttcaacgtgttggggcgcaagtgctggccgctctctagcccggcgaggtgattccccgcgcccccagtcggactgccgactggctggaggtagcggccggccgcttcgaggcctggaaggcttctgcagctcggtcaggcgccaggcgggcgctggagtttgtcaaagcctggtatcctgagctgagcttggaccagctggccacctggcggcaggaggccgacacggagctggagccggcatggctggctatcatccagcgtgcctcggcgatcgccgactacaccgacaccagcgcctttgctcctgaggtggatgataacggcgttgcccagccggaggagtggttcaggccgaacccagcagatggcgaggactcggcggaggagatcgactccagcgacgagggcgaggaggaggaggagggtgaagacgccgtgccagatggtggagcagccggccagccttagcttgaccgtgcctccagcaacaaggcgcgtgcgagcgcaccgcctacagccggcgatgatcaagctgagactcgccagccggccactcctccagccggcgctgccgtctccaccgaccagcccggctcgcctgctgcgcccttagcctaaactgccgcctttactttcctgttttatcactctttgaacaatattttgttaagtttgcgcagttccacccactgggggtgtattcaaactatattgACTGCTGGCCTGTAGGcctttgtgtaaatataatcatgcatgtggtTGGCTTCCCATTGtacttgcttttcatcctttggctatttcctttgccgccctcccttggttgccgccttcccagccagACAGCTGCTCTGAAGtttgtggctggagaagtgcttggccggttgggagggcaagtactctagctttcttggattgtagcgaaatgactgggaagccggccagccggctgttctgacagccggtaggtgtggtgggaggccggcttgtgttatataggttcgttagtccttagccgtttttcgtgtgggcatcctttcctacctttggctcttgccagtcgcacaatcggttcttcgagctgcgactttcaataagagagggctcgggtgccggcacactacttgtctgacttcaggtagaacttttaatataactcaaggcggccagtccccgggccgactagtcgaacccggtgccagatagagaatcaaatgtaatagtacattcatgggtatgacactcgtcattcatacataaaagagggtagtccccgagtgcgcctcgggggcccgttgtcttgtacttaatacaaaaaggtagcgtgatacatactgcttttaactgtaaaatcttctcgggagattggcgttccatggtcgttccgactccttgccggaatcatccctcttgcgtgccttcggcttttgtgcgtcgatcaggtagtaggagtcgttgcctagggccttgctgatgatgaatgggccttcccaaggggccgagagcttgtgttggccggctgttcgctggatcagtcagagcacaagatcgccttcttggaaggatcttggcttgaccttccggttgtggtaacgacgcaaaccctgctggtagatggcggaccggctgagtgctaacagccggccttcttccagcaggtcgacaccgtcttctggCCCTTCCTTGGcatccgcctccgtgtacatggtgacccaaggcgagtcgaactcgatgttacaaggaagaaaggagtgaagccggttgacttgttcggggcagtacgcagactccagaggacagccggcagctcatcgagccagcagccggtcgaatgctccagtggtacgaccagtcggggcttgatgccggagaggatgaggccgtttgctcgctcgacctggccgtttgactgcggaatggcaacggacgctaagtccagtcggatgccctgtgtcgcgcagaaacgtgccagtgctcccttgacaaagttcgtgccgttgtcggtgatgatgttgtgtggtataccatactgagtggtgatatctgcgatgaatgtcacggcagtcggcccgttcagcttcttgattggcttcgcttcaatccacttggtgaatttgtccacggcgacaagcagatgtgtcatgccgccgtgggctgtcttgaatgggcccaccatgtccagcccccaaacggcaaagggccaggtgagggggatggtcttgagtgcagaagccggcaggtgttgcttggagctgaagacttggcatcctttgcagcatttgactaattccttggcgtcttccaaagcagtcggccagaagaaaacatggcggaaagctttggcgacaagtgatcttgaggccgcgtggtggccgcattcgccttggtggatatccttgaggattgctatgcccttctctggctcgacgcagcgctggaagactccagtgacgctacgcctaacaagttctctgtttattattgtgtatgctccggctcggcgttgaactagtcttgccgagatctcatcagtcggcagctctctgtttactaggaagttgaggatgggctgggcccatgatggagctgtgacttcttctgttgtcagtacggctactttgacccgggtgggtgggttgggtggtgaagagttggagtcggccaccgtcTGTTGTGTCATTGCAGtcctcgggccgactgctgcagtccctgggccgggttctgaagtccccgagccgggtgcgactatggcagtccccgggccgcttgtcgaagtccccgagccgcctgctgggttccccaagtcggatctgactgcatcaggggcaggcggtacgaagatggagtccgattctggagacggcttgacagacggtttgaggaggcgctagagagagacgccggttggtatagcttgtcgggtggagccgatccgtgctagggcatctgcttgctcgttgtcggcccgtggcacgtggaggaactcgcacccttcaaagtatccgctgatttgctggacgaggaatcgatagctcgccatgtttgtgtccttggcgtcccagtcgccagatgactgctggaccacaaaatccgagtcgccataacacaggatccagcgtatgccgagttctttggctagccggagcccgtgtatgagcgcctcgtactcggccacattgttggaggcggcaaaatgaatttgcaatgtctatctgagcttgtcgcccttgggagaggtgaggacgatgccggctcccaagccggtgcgcatcttggatccgtcgaagtgcatccgccaatgagtggagtcgggagccggcggtaggtactgggtctcggcccagtcgacaaggaagtcggccaatgcttgggacttgatggcggtgcggggctggtagaagatcgtgtaaggagccagcacgatggcccacttagccacccggccggatgcatcccggctgcctatgatctcggcaagcggggcagtgcatacaaccgtgatgggatgctcttgaaagtagggcttcagcttcttggcggcgaagtacacaccatagcacatcttttggtaatgcgggtagttttgcttcgaggtggacagtacttcgctcaaataatataccggcctctggactaactgagctcggccttcttctgggcgttggaccacgatgactgtactgaccactcggctagtcgcaacaatgtaaaggagcatgggctctttctcagtcggcgctgccaggacaggcggtgtggtcagcatcttcttcaactcgtggaaagcttggtctgcttggtcgttccactcgaagtgggtggacttcttcatgagtcggtacagggggagagccttctctcctagtcggctgataaagcggtttagggaggccaggcacccggtaaacttctgaacgtctcgcagcttggtaggaatctccattctctctatggccttgatcttcactgggttgcactcaatgccgcgttcggagaccaaaaagcctagaagctggccggctggtactccgaacacgcatttctcagggttgagcttgatctgaaatcggcgcaagttggcaaatgtttctctaaggtcttccagcagggtgccgcgcttctccgtcttcaccacaatatcgtctacatagacgtgggcatttctgccgagttgcttgaggaggcatttctgtatgcaacgctgaaaagtggcaccgacatttctcaagccgaatgtcatagtcaggtagcagaaagctccgaatggtgtgatgaaggcggtcttcaggcggtcggctgggtccaacttgatctggtggtagcctgagtaagcatccaagaaactcaacagctcgcatccggctgtggagtctatcacttgatctatccgtggtagggcaaacggatctttggggcaggctttgttgaggctggtgtaatctatacacatacgccatttattgttcttcttcaacaccaagacagggttggcaagccactctggaaaaaacacctccataataaagccggctgccaggagccgggctatctcttctcctacgatccttctcttctcctctgacagtcggcggagaggctgcttgactggtttcgcgtccgctcggacgtgtagcttgtgctcggcgaaatccttcggaacacccagcatgtcctttggggaccatgcaaagatgtcccgattctcacggaggaagtcgatgagctcgccttcctatttgctgtccaggtttgcaccaatgacagcaaacctccccgggttctccgggtccagaggtatcttctttgtttccttggcaggctggaaggagccctgagcatcatattccttggggttgggggacagggccggctgcttgccggccatggccacgactcggtccagcatcttcttctcttcagcaatcacgagggactcggccagccggctgctggctgcagcacactcggtggacttcttgtaggctccggctatggtgatgatcccctttgaactcggcatcttcatcttgaggtaggcgtagtggggcacaaccatgaacttggccagggcaggtcggccaagcaaggcgtggtaagggctctctagatccactacttcaaaccagatcgcttctcggcgaaagtgatccttgtctccgaagagaacatccatcttgatcttgccgattggggaacaggacaagccgggtacgatgccatggaacacagtccggcttggcatgagttgcttcgccttgaggttcaacttctccatggtgtcgcggtatagtatgttgatgctgcttccaccatcgatcagcacacgggagaaatgggcagctcgcctttctgtcgcgagggtggcgtccaacaccaatgcataagagccgggagacgacatcacctctgggtgataagcccggctccagctgataggcttctcagaccaatgcatgaactcggggttgctggaggtgaccgcgtttacttcttggtgctgtcggcgccgactgcgcttgtcttcaatttggctcgtgaagacgatgtaggcagcgtgctcatctgggaactcatcttgaatggctccgactgctggtcgaacagccggctgctgaggggctggaggcggcgggccaggaggtggaggcggcgccagcccctcgcccttggagatccgcgtgagccaatggcacttccgggttgtgtggttggacggcttcgcgccactttggaacttgcagggggcatcaagagtttgctcgtaggagaaggccggctgccaagccggcctgccgcccttcttcttgggcgcgggccgctcttcgggctgttcgtcttcgacggtggatacctgccgactggtggaaggcggcataggggccttgcgcttgtggtcgttctggtaggggcgtcggttggagtcaccggccggcgtcttgggagccggagcgagcacctttccagaggcgtccactcgaagctcggtcttcattgaggagtcggccgtggcgtacttgtctgctatgatcagcagctcgtcgagggtagtcggctcgttgcagaggagtcggtgcttgaggagggtgccctctcggcacccggcggtgaaatactctatggcttgaacctcgtgcaccccctcgcaagagttgcggaGCTCAGCCCAaggcgtgaggtagtcgcgagtcgattcgccgggcccttggacgcataaggagagctggcggggcttgggaggccgcttgtatgtgctggtgaagttgcggaggaagacttccgtgaagtctagcaagctgttgacgctgtagggcttgaggctgttcagccaggtgcgtgccgtgccttgaagcatgagagggacgtacttcacggcaacgcgcttgtctcttgggagtgagaaccctttggggaagggctcgtcgcggatgcgggggccaaagcaaggcgggccggcatcatcttcttcttctagcgccagggatcgcgctaggcggtcgatccggtggcgggcatcattctcgccgactccttcgcggtggcctagtcggccgccgagagtcggatgcgtgacaggcggcggggtgggatatctctccccacgaggcgggggggaggcggattgccttgtcgttccaccgttcgggggcggccttctgcgtcacgctcaatggtgacccgagtccggctgcggctagcagccggctccttgtcttttcttgcgcgggcgccgcttacagtcggcgtccgggatgtcgcggcgtgggggaggactctcagcgcgggcaccggcttcatgccgttctgcggccgcgtcgatcagttgctggatgcgtctagtcatgtaggggagctcattagcccccagcccgttcagctcgtctacggccgcctgagcggcatgCAGATTCTtgagtggcgtggcgtagactgggcggtctgctcccagcatgctggcgatggccgtgCCGCGCTTCTTGACCAGGCCGGCTCAGCTCGGCCCGGCAGGAGGCGGCATACCAAAGGCGGCGCAGTCGACTTCAcactggtgagcctcggtgaggcgtctcatggatgctatcttctggccctccgcgatgagggcgaggcggcgtgcctccagagtctcggcgtcggcgttgtccgagatggggacggacaagtcgtgcagcgccgcttgtagggcgtcgtgggcgttctcgtccgaggcggcgccgtggctgatgaccagcacctcagtgacagcgatgctgccactgtcggctcgagggagagggtcgtcgatgatcaccacgttggtggggaaggcgtcaagcgatgccgtgtcggagtcgacaagcatcgggtcggtggagccgaccgactccaagtctacagcaagctcgctggagacgtgaagctggtcgaggaggctgacgaggcggctctcggggtagtctgtgcccgcgtcagACGCTGGCTCGTctgagatgcgagtctcgccaagaagatcggcgaggcagctcgccgcgcaggcgtcgtcgacgccttgcagcgcgtcagggcaagcgccatcgggcgtagcaggctggctacgctcgcgggggaggaaagggttcccgtccagaacaggtctccggacgacggtgcacctggccccacggtgggcgccaaatgtcaggtggtaggtgcgacatatgccaacgggtggcttatcattgtgggagccagtaagacattgccggtgcctggaaacgggataaggcgaagacatgcacgccggcgaatcttacccaggtttggggctctccgtggagataacacccctagtcctgctctgcggggtctctgcatgatcactagatcaacacaagtagctacaagtgctccttgagctgtttggctcgaggaggaagaaaggcaaggctagctctcctcttccctctatgtggtggctaaaactatcttagagatccaccctttgcatgggtgccccggggggtttatataggcctaccccccaggggtacaatggtaatccggctgggtgcgggtcccagccgtcagtgtctgtgctcgccggcttctccgccggccgttggggcccgccaaCTGGTGgatcccgccggctgccggcctcttggccgacaggccagccccaccgcctgggggccttgtcggcggctggttactgttgcctcacccctgatgacgagggctttgtcgaggtaagcgtggctacaatGCCTCCGCCTggtgggctctcactgtagcatcacctcgtcttgtctccttaatgatgcacatacttcgagggagggaggtagccggatattgggagccggctacgccctaggccgactaggggaggccgggccgccttcgagcgtctctctggctgaaggggcccgccgcccgcgggccgtactggcgcctgtcgtgggtgacatcgtggtcaacatggctacagtgccgcgccggacgggggatggctgacccgtacggcgcactgtggccatgcatgctccgggattcgggggtggcaggctgtactgcggccatgccccgtcttatcaccgttatgtgggtgtagcccTGGCGGGTGCAGtattggccggcttctgggagtcggccttcttcatggccggcttctgggagtcggtcctcttggggccggcttcctggagtcggccatctcgtagctctcttcgggaaggtttttgaggccgggttgccttctggtagtcggccttggTGATAGCCGGCCAGAAGAAGGCGGCCCcgtgctctggatgcttgaaggctcgatcggcctgctaatttttcaaagagccaggaggagtcggttaggctatccgtggccatttactccgacacttcTATTCTTGACGAAGCAGCTATTGTACGCACATCTTTTGTCATCAATATTCACTAATAATATTTCAAAATGTTATTCTCATTATGAAGGAAAATTCGTAGGTATTTTCTACCCTCAGTTTCAGTGGATCAGCCATTCTCACCAGGATGACTCGTGGTTTTGATGTTGTTATAATTGATGAAGCCATGCAAGCTGTGAGTATATTTTTGTGCATATTGTCTGTCTAATGGTGTTAATACAATCATGTTTTGCGAAATACTTCTGAATTTGTGTTCCTCTTTTTTTCAGGTAGAACCAACGACTCTTGTACCCCTGGTTCATGGATGCAGACAAGTTTTTCTTGTATGCCATCTACTTTTCTCAGATGATTTACGCAGATCTTTTACTTAGTTATTTACCTTTTCCTTGTCAACGTGTTAAGCGTTTCTCACTATACTACTATGTAATTACTTAATTTACTAAACAGCAGGATCATACACAGGTCATTATTCTAATTGTCCTTGTGGATTAAATTTAAAATCATTTCACTGGCTTAGGTTCTGTAGAAATTTTGCTTGATATCTTCTGAACTCTGAACTCTTTGTATGCTCGTGTGTTTACGTGCGCATTTTGCTTGATATCTTCTGAACTCTGTTGATATCTTGATACATGAATACCTTGAGTATTCTGCTAACCATGGTGACCTTGTAACCTCACTATCTCTTTTGATATTTGTGTCAGGTTGGCGACCCAGTTCAGTTGCCAGCAACTGTAATTTCATCAACTGCTCAGGAGTTAGGGTAAGATGTCTCCTTATTTTATTTAATTAATTCACGCTGTTAGTGCGTTACAATGCTAACACAATACTAATATATCCATTAGGTATGGAACAAGTTTGTTCAAGAGATTTCAAGCTGCTGGTTTTCCTGTGCAAATGCTCAAAATTCAGTATCGTATGCACCTAGAGATAGCATCCCGCTGTCAAT contains:
- the LOC123497102 gene encoding probable helicase MAGATAMA 3, whose translation is MTRGFDVVIIDEAMQAVEPTTLVPLVHGCRQVFLVGDPVQLPATVISSTAQELGYGTSLFKRFQAAGFPVQMLKIQYRMHLEIASRCQFI